A single region of the Chryseobacterium sp. 6424 genome encodes:
- a CDS encoding 3-deoxy-D-manno-octulosonic acid transferase, which produces MKTIYRLFINLLVSAMKIGALFNYKLKKGLAGRRQSCEIVQRAFSPSDKVIWMHAASLGEYEQGMPVLEKLKEKLPEHKVLITFFSPSGYEYVVRRSHLADAVCYLPFDTEKWVKAFTAHFTPVIFITVKYEYWYHLLAEVKNRGAKVYVVSALFYETQLFFKTYGKWFVKQLQQHVDWFFHQTKHSTALAKSLGLHQSSTAGDTRYDRVKKLREEPHEIDFIADFVQGSKTVVFGSSWESEERLAEIVHSKNHDIKLLIAPHDLKRVPALKQLFPNAVLYSQLSGGTPFHHSNSRVLIIDCIGLLSRLYSYASVAVVGGGFHTKGLHNILEAAVFGVPVLFGAQYRKNPEADALVAAHGAKSFEDEFFAAPFLLGLLKDETLRQQMGQNAAEFILQQPNATENVLAKLLP; this is translated from the coding sequence ATGAAAACCATTTACCGTCTTTTTATAAATCTGTTGGTCAGCGCGATGAAGATCGGGGCGCTTTTTAATTATAAGCTCAAAAAAGGGCTTGCTGGCAGAAGGCAAAGCTGCGAGATTGTACAGCGTGCCTTCTCTCCGTCAGATAAAGTCATTTGGATGCACGCGGCCAGTCTTGGGGAATACGAACAGGGTATGCCTGTGCTCGAAAAGCTCAAAGAAAAATTGCCAGAGCATAAAGTACTGATTACATTTTTTTCTCCTTCTGGCTACGAATATGTGGTGCGCAGAAGCCATCTGGCAGATGCGGTATGTTACCTTCCGTTCGATACCGAAAAGTGGGTAAAAGCGTTTACGGCTCATTTTACGCCTGTAATATTTATCACGGTAAAGTACGAATATTGGTATCATCTGCTGGCCGAAGTAAAAAATAGAGGCGCGAAAGTATATGTGGTCTCCGCGCTGTTTTATGAAACACAGCTATTCTTTAAAACATACGGCAAATGGTTTGTGAAGCAGCTACAGCAACACGTGGACTGGTTTTTTCATCAGACCAAGCATTCTACCGCACTGGCCAAAAGCCTGGGGCTTCATCAATCTTCCACGGCCGGTGATACCCGTTACGACCGCGTGAAGAAACTGCGTGAAGAACCGCACGAGATAGATTTCATTGCTGATTTTGTGCAGGGCAGCAAAACCGTCGTGTTCGGGAGCTCCTGGGAGTCGGAGGAACGGCTTGCCGAGATTGTACATTCCAAAAACCATGATATAAAACTGCTAATCGCTCCACATGATTTAAAAAGAGTGCCAGCGCTGAAACAACTCTTCCCGAATGCTGTGCTGTATTCGCAACTCAGCGGTGGTACGCCCTTTCATCATTCCAATTCACGGGTGTTGATTATCGACTGCATTGGGCTGCTTTCAAGGCTGTATTCTTATGCGTCGGTAGCGGTGGTAGGTGGCGGATTTCATACCAAAGGGCTACATAATATTCTGGAGGCTGCCGTTTTCGGCGTGCCAGTCCTTTTTGGAGCCCAGTATCGCAAAAATCCTGAAGCTGATGCATTGGTTGCCGCGCATGGCGCAAAGTCTTTTGAAGATGAATTTTTTGCTGCCCCTTTTTTACTGGGTTTGCTTAAAGATGAAACGCTGCGTCAACAGATGGGGCAAAATGCCGCTGAATTCATTTTGCAGCAGCCTAACGCGACTGAAAATGTTTTGGCGAAACTGTTGCCATAG
- a CDS encoding glycosyltransferase family 2 protein, with protein sequence MPQVSIITPVYNAEKFLPDTMRSVLGQTFADWEWLITDDRSADRSAEILKSTGDARIKVISSARNIGAGAARNLALAQATGRYITFLDADDYWEPEFLDEMVNFMKTQQVTLAYSGYARCDENLQPVLDDFKADCKVNFSNLLKTCRLSLLSSMYDSQAAGIEYFPAGSKREDHVMWLNLLKKIPVGQPLPKTLARYRMHGNSISRKKKNIVKDQYLVYREHMKFSVVKSMYYTINWAVNGYLKYSKIFN encoded by the coding sequence ATGCCCCAAGTCTCGATCATCACGCCAGTATATAATGCCGAAAAGTTTCTGCCGGATACCATGCGTAGCGTATTAGGACAGACATTTGCAGACTGGGAATGGCTGATAACGGATGACCGCTCAGCCGACCGCTCAGCCGAAATACTAAAGAGTACAGGTGACGCACGTATAAAAGTGATTTCATCTGCACGAAATATCGGTGCGGGTGCCGCCCGGAACCTGGCATTGGCGCAGGCCACCGGACGTTACATCACGTTTCTTGACGCGGATGATTACTGGGAACCTGAATTTCTGGATGAAATGGTGAACTTTATGAAAACCCAACAGGTAACACTGGCCTACTCAGGCTACGCACGGTGCGATGAAAACCTGCAACCCGTTCTGGACGATTTCAAGGCCGACTGTAAGGTGAATTTCAGTAATTTACTGAAAACCTGCCGGCTTTCTTTACTAAGTTCGATGTACGATTCACAAGCGGCGGGCATCGAATACTTCCCGGCGGGCAGTAAACGCGAGGACCATGTGATGTGGCTTAACCTGCTGAAAAAGATTCCGGTGGGCCAACCACTACCAAAGACTTTGGCACGTTATCGTATGCATGGCAACAGTATTTCAAGAAAAAAGAAAAACATTGTAAAAGATCAGTATCTCGTGTATCGTGAACACATGAAATTTTCGGTAGTAAAATCCATGTACTATACCATTAACTGGGCTGTTAACGGTTACCTGAAATATTCAAAAATATTTAATTGA
- a CDS encoding MotA/TolQ/ExbB proton channel family protein — MEMNVSNNEEQVVAKKVGGLNPALIIPILIAIGIAIYLFVLGSPGNFKADPRLEGLSSVAFSGLETKELHPGDGFMGIIYMGGPIVPILISFMIIVIVFSIERALVLRKAAGKGNVDNFVLTVRRLLNQNKIDEAIEECDRQEGSVGNVVKEGLTTYKALSHDNTLNKEQKMVALNKSIEEATTLEMPMLEKNMMILSTLGTVATLVALLGTVIGMIKAFSALGSGGGTPDSAALSIGISEALVNTALGIGTSAVAIILYNYFTSKIDGLTFKIDEIAMSIQQSFAEFH; from the coding sequence ATGGAAATGAATGTTTCAAACAACGAGGAGCAAGTAGTTGCTAAAAAAGTAGGAGGGTTAAATCCTGCATTAATTATTCCGATCCTTATTGCTATAGGTATCGCTATTTATTTATTCGTTTTGGGTAGCCCGGGGAATTTCAAGGCTGATCCAAGACTAGAGGGTTTATCGTCTGTTGCTTTTTCCGGTTTGGAAACTAAGGAGCTTCATCCTGGTGATGGTTTTATGGGTATTATTTACATGGGAGGGCCAATCGTTCCGATTTTGATTTCCTTCATGATCATCGTAATCGTATTCTCTATCGAGCGGGCTTTGGTTCTTAGAAAAGCTGCCGGTAAAGGTAATGTAGATAACTTCGTGCTTACTGTAAGAAGATTGCTTAACCAAAACAAAATTGATGAAGCTATTGAAGAGTGCGACAGACAAGAAGGTTCTGTAGGTAATGTAGTGAAAGAAGGACTTACGACTTACAAAGCGCTTTCTCATGATAACACCCTTAACAAAGAGCAGAAAATGGTTGCCCTTAACAAGTCTATCGAAGAGGCTACAACTCTTGAAATGCCAATGCTGGAGAAAAACATGATGATTCTTTCCACACTTGGTACTGTTGCGACCCTTGTAGCGCTATTGGGTACGGTAATCGGGATGATCAAGGCGTTTAGCGCATTAGGTTCTGGTGGTGGTACCCCGGATTCTGCGGCACTATCAATCGGTATCTCCGAGGCACTTGTAAATACAGCTTTAGGTATTGGTACTTCTGCTGTAGCGATTATCCTTTATAACTACTTTACTTCTAAGATTGACGGATTAACGTTCAAGATCGACGAAATCGCCATGTCAATCCAGCAGTCTTTCGCAGAATTCCACTAA
- a CDS encoding C40 family peptidase yields the protein MEKGVCKVPVAAVRVAASHQSEMISQILYGETAQVYERSGAFVRIVMDFDGFEGWVDRQQLGLVSERHDSRLLTEVFSYTDTPDGKMLLSAGSEVAAGDKVTRFQSDFTETASHFLHVPFLWGGRCFFGVDSSGFTQLIYKLHGHTLPREANQQADKGIVLDFIEEAEAGDLAFFEDSDGHISHVGMMLEEQRIIHAYGKVRIDHLDSSGIYNAELRRHTHQLRFVKRMR from the coding sequence ATGGAAAAAGGCGTTTGTAAAGTGCCGGTTGCTGCGGTACGTGTAGCGGCCTCGCATCAGTCGGAGATGATATCGCAGATCCTGTACGGAGAAACCGCGCAAGTCTATGAACGCAGTGGCGCATTTGTCCGTATTGTGATGGATTTTGATGGGTTTGAAGGCTGGGTGGACCGTCAGCAGTTAGGTTTGGTGTCAGAAAGACACGACAGTCGGTTGCTTACCGAAGTTTTCAGTTATACCGATACGCCCGATGGCAAAATGCTGCTTTCTGCCGGAAGCGAAGTGGCAGCAGGGGACAAGGTAACGCGATTTCAGAGCGACTTCACTGAAACCGCCAGCCATTTCCTACATGTTCCATTTCTGTGGGGCGGACGCTGTTTTTTCGGAGTCGACAGCAGCGGTTTTACACAACTCATTTATAAACTTCATGGGCATACACTTCCGCGGGAAGCCAATCAGCAGGCCGATAAAGGAATTGTTTTGGATTTTATCGAAGAGGCAGAAGCCGGGGACCTCGCTTTTTTCGAAGATTCCGACGGGCACATATCCCACGTAGGGATGATGCTTGAAGAACAAAGGATCATTCATGCCTACGGCAAAGTGCGTATCGATCATTTGGATTCGTCTGGTATTTATAACGCGGAACTGCGTCGGCACACACATCAGCTGCGGTTTGTGAAAAGGATGAGATAA
- a CDS encoding O-methyltransferase: MSFFEEQCPEMDRYLENHASEEPALLKKLRKETFQKTTQPHMISGYQQGRLLAIISQMLQPKRVLEIGTFTGYATLCLAEGLAKDGTITTLDVNEELAWLPRKYFAESQFSAQIDFKIQDAKAYLKNTDDYFDLIFIDADKENYAEYFKLLRPKVKTGAVILFDNVLWYGKVLEEQPKQRSTQVIKELNDIIARDGDFENLILPLRDGVNLLRKN; the protein is encoded by the coding sequence ATGAGTTTTTTTGAAGAACAATGTCCTGAAATGGACCGTTATCTGGAGAACCACGCTTCTGAAGAGCCTGCGCTTTTAAAAAAACTGCGCAAAGAGACCTTCCAGAAAACCACCCAGCCCCACATGATTTCAGGCTATCAGCAGGGCAGGCTGCTAGCCATTATTTCGCAGATGCTGCAACCCAAACGCGTCCTCGAAATCGGTACGTTCACCGGTTATGCTACCCTTTGCCTTGCCGAAGGTCTGGCTAAAGACGGCACAATCACCACACTTGATGTAAATGAAGAACTCGCCTGGTTGCCCCGAAAATACTTTGCCGAAAGCCAGTTCTCAGCTCAAATAGACTTTAAAATTCAGGATGCCAAAGCGTATCTGAAAAACACCGATGATTATTTTGACCTGATATTCATTGATGCGGATAAAGAAAATTACGCCGAGTATTTCAAACTCCTTCGGCCAAAAGTAAAAACAGGTGCGGTGATCTTGTTTGATAATGTGCTGTGGTATGGTAAAGTCCTCGAAGAACAGCCCAAACAGAGATCTACCCAAGTCATTAAAGAACTCAACGATATTATCGCCCGCGATGGGGATTTTGAAAATCTTATTTTACCTTTGCGCGACGGGGTGAATCTGCTGCGAAAAAATTAA
- a CDS encoding OmpA family protein, whose product MRTGKIFAIIVTALTMTSCVSKKQFDALNANYNQCITNIGERQREIQDLKSTNAGLSSENNLLRNQNEALKSSLDACLSNTGKGSANIDKLIGEINASNKYIKQLISTNAKNDSLNLALSNKLKRSLDNIADNDVQVKVLKGVVMISLSDKMLYKTGDYNVLPAAQEVLGKVAQVINDYDTYSVLIEGNTDNVPLNSNTLPKDNWDLSALRATSMAKILQTRFGVNPARITAGGRSEYNPKTTNASVSGRAENRRTEIIIMPKLDEFMKLMDIAPAK is encoded by the coding sequence ATGAGAACAGGAAAAATTTTTGCCATCATCGTGACCGCTTTGACGATGACTTCATGTGTGAGCAAAAAGCAGTTTGATGCTTTGAATGCCAATTATAACCAGTGTATCACCAATATCGGCGAAAGACAACGCGAGATCCAAGATCTGAAATCAACCAACGCGGGACTGTCCAGCGAAAACAACCTGCTAAGAAACCAGAACGAAGCCCTGAAATCTTCACTTGATGCCTGTCTTTCAAACACCGGAAAAGGTTCCGCCAACATTGATAAGTTAATTGGGGAAATCAATGCGTCTAACAAATATATCAAACAATTAATCTCTACCAACGCGAAGAATGACAGCCTGAACCTCGCGCTTTCAAACAAACTGAAACGCTCGCTCGACAACATCGCGGATAATGATGTACAGGTAAAAGTGCTGAAAGGGGTGGTGATGATCTCGCTTTCCGACAAGATGCTTTATAAAACGGGTGATTACAACGTGTTGCCAGCCGCACAGGAAGTTTTGGGTAAAGTGGCACAGGTTATCAATGATTATGATACTTATTCCGTACTTATTGAAGGGAACACAGATAACGTACCTTTAAACTCTAACACACTGCCGAAAGACAACTGGGATCTATCTGCGCTAAGGGCGACTTCGATGGCGAAGATCCTACAGACCAGATTTGGTGTAAACCCTGCCAGAATTACCGCCGGCGGACGCAGCGAATACAATCCTAAAACAACCAACGCTTCAGTTTCCGGCAGAGCGGAAAACAGAAGAACAGAAATCATCATCATGCCTAAACTTGATGAATTCATGAAACTAATGGATATCGCTCCTGCAAAATAA
- a CDS encoding ExbD/TolR family protein, translating into MARVKPKRHNIRVDMTAMTDVSFLLLTFFILTAQFAKPDVETITTPSSISEKLLPDASLMTVLATTDGKFYFTPVENGTERMQLLDKMGEKYGIKFTDAQKANFTKVQSVGVPMNQLRGYLDLSDEDRKAFKAQNGIPLDSTNKQVIDWVQQSLAVNPDYKLAIKGDVQTEYPKVKALFEGLRDIDFLKFWLITSQEVAQ; encoded by the coding sequence ATGGCGAGAGTCAAACCAAAAAGACATAATATAAGGGTCGATATGACGGCGATGACCGACGTATCCTTTCTACTCCTTACGTTCTTTATCCTCACGGCTCAGTTTGCAAAACCTGATGTTGAGACGATAACCACGCCATCTTCCATCTCAGAGAAACTTCTGCCAGACGCAAGTCTGATGACAGTTCTGGCCACTACCGACGGTAAATTCTATTTCACACCGGTAGAAAACGGAACTGAAAGAATGCAGCTTTTGGATAAAATGGGAGAGAAGTATGGGATAAAGTTTACCGATGCGCAGAAAGCAAATTTCACCAAAGTGCAGTCGGTAGGTGTTCCAATGAATCAGCTAAGAGGGTACCTGGATCTGTCGGATGAAGACCGTAAAGCGTTCAAAGCGCAGAACGGTATCCCACTCGACAGTACCAACAAACAAGTGATCGACTGGGTACAGCAAAGTTTAGCCGTGAACCCTGATTACAAACTGGCCATCAAAGGTGATGTACAGACGGAGTATCCTAAAGTGAAAGCTTTATTCGAAGGATTGCGAGATATTGATTTCTTGAAATTCTGGTTAATAACAAGTCAGGAAGTGGCACAATAA
- the tilS gene encoding tRNA lysidine(34) synthetase TilS → MLTYTTFLAALRQLCPDAAADSFLLAVSGGADSMVLLHLFHQADIRFEVAHVNYKLRGEDSDADQKTVKEFCHEHAISLHVYEVTAEDQKPENSVQLWARDLRYGYFRKIQKENNLHYLVTAHHLNDQLETFLINLSKAAGLNGLSGIPANDNGIIRPLLNFSKEDIYAYAERHKVPYREDVSNQKSDYLRNFIRHEVAPKLFETNTHFLENFGKSLSYLNQARDFINDQMQDVAMRMTSTQAHKTLIQKNLMLKETPFVQFGILRKYGFESATEISKIVEAGQGKTFRSGTFTLTVDRHHYIIQQKNALPESPEVILQADPTAPISLEGYVAAEFKTSQTWAVDARKVRLPLRLCRIAPEVYFYPSGMVGRKKISKFFKDEKMPILAQQKIWFLCDADNRVLGIIPKRQDRRFMAAEDAEAAQILIKF, encoded by the coding sequence TTGCTGACTTACACTACTTTCCTTGCGGCATTGCGGCAACTCTGTCCCGACGCGGCGGCAGATTCTTTTCTGTTGGCGGTGAGTGGCGGTGCCGATTCGATGGTGTTGCTGCACCTGTTCCACCAGGCAGATATACGGTTTGAGGTGGCGCATGTGAATTATAAACTACGGGGCGAAGATTCTGACGCTGACCAAAAAACGGTTAAAGAATTCTGCCATGAACACGCCATTTCCCTACATGTCTATGAAGTGACTGCCGAAGACCAAAAACCTGAGAATTCGGTACAACTATGGGCGCGCGACCTGCGCTATGGCTACTTCCGCAAAATCCAGAAAGAAAACAACCTACACTATCTGGTCACTGCACATCACCTGAACGACCAACTCGAAACCTTCTTGATAAACCTGTCGAAAGCGGCGGGGCTGAACGGCCTCAGCGGAATCCCTGCTAATGACAACGGCATCATCAGACCCTTGCTGAACTTCAGCAAAGAGGACATCTATGCATATGCCGAGCGGCATAAAGTACCTTATCGTGAAGATGTATCAAACCAAAAAAGCGACTATCTGCGGAATTTCATCCGGCATGAGGTTGCCCCAAAACTATTCGAAACCAATACCCACTTCCTTGAAAATTTTGGTAAGAGCCTGTCGTACTTAAACCAGGCACGTGACTTTATTAATGATCAAATGCAGGATGTGGCCATGCGGATGACTTCAACACAGGCCCATAAAACATTGATACAAAAAAACTTGATGCTAAAAGAAACTCCGTTTGTACAGTTCGGCATTCTTAGGAAGTATGGCTTCGAGAGTGCCACGGAAATTAGCAAAATAGTAGAAGCAGGACAAGGCAAAACTTTCCGTTCAGGCACGTTTACCTTAACGGTGGACCGTCATCATTATATCATTCAACAAAAGAACGCTTTGCCAGAATCCCCAGAAGTAATATTACAGGCGGATCCTACTGCCCCTATCTCGCTTGAAGGATATGTGGCTGCGGAATTTAAAACCTCCCAGACCTGGGCTGTAGATGCCCGCAAAGTTAGATTGCCCTTACGGTTGTGCCGTATAGCGCCTGAGGTTTATTTTTATCCTTCGGGAATGGTTGGCCGTAAAAAAATCTCTAAGTTTTTCAAGGATGAAAAAATGCCTATTTTAGCGCAGCAGAAAATCTGGTTCCTCTGTGATGCGGATAACAGGGTGTTAGGCATCATCCCGAAACGCCAGGACCGGCGTTTTATGGCAGCAGAAGACGCGGAAGCAGCGCAGATATTAATCAAATTTTAA
- the leuS gene encoding leucine--tRNA ligase, producing MFYDHQSIEKKWQKFWRENQTFKTENNTEKPKFYVLDMFPYPSGAGLHVGHPLGYIASDIYARYKRHEGYNVLHPVGYDSFGLPAEQYAIQTGTHPAITTEQNITRYEEQLRKIGFSFDWSREVRTSDPAYYKWTQWIFIELFNSWYNKTTDKAEPINSLIEYFKQNGSQNLSAAQTEELNFTADEWNNATELDQQDILLNYRLAYRAETTVNWCPGLGTVLANDEVKDGKSERGGFPVFQKKMMQWSMRITAYSERLLQGLQHIDWPQPLKDAQEYWIGKSVGAKVDFKVEGSDATISVFTTRPDTIFGATFMVLAPENPLVETITTDAQKAEVENYILETSKKTERDRMADVKNVSGAFTGAYAVNPFTEEKMPVYISDYVLMGYGTGAVMAVPAHDERDHRFAKKFGLKIRNVIENDQDISEASFDSKDSVCVNSGFLDGLNFNEAKEAIIQKIEELVIGQGTTNYRQRDAIFSRQRYWGEPVPVYYKEGMPYTLPVSALPLELPEVEKYLPTEDGDPPLGNARNFAWDEKNQKVVATDLIDNQTVFPLELSTMPGWAGSSWYFLRYMDPHNDEVFAKKVISDYWEQVDLYIGGSEHATGHLLYSRFWNMFLKDRGFINHDEPFKKLINQGMILGMSAFVYRIEGSNKFVSKNAAKDYQTQKIHVDVSLLKGTTDELDTEKFKNWRPEFADAEFILEEGKYICEREVEKMSKSKYNVVNPDDICEEYGADCLRLYEMFLGPLEQSKPWNTQGLSGVYGFLKKFYNLYFEGDAFKVSDEEPTKEEYKILHTLIKKVVSDIDNFSFNTSVSSFMIAVNEYQKLKTNKRKILEALAIVVSPYAPHLCEELWSLLGHGTSIEFEKFPEFDEKYLAEDEFEYPVSFNGKMRFKLLLPADLSVGQIEERVMKDERVINQLAGNSAKKIIIVPKKIINIVS from the coding sequence ATGTTCTACGACCATCAATCGATCGAAAAAAAGTGGCAAAAATTCTGGCGCGAAAATCAGACTTTCAAAACCGAAAACAATACCGAGAAACCGAAGTTTTATGTTCTCGATATGTTTCCCTATCCCTCTGGCGCGGGTTTGCATGTTGGGCATCCGCTGGGATACATCGCGTCTGATATTTATGCGCGATACAAACGGCACGAGGGCTATAACGTGCTTCATCCGGTAGGTTACGACAGTTTCGGGTTGCCTGCGGAGCAGTATGCGATACAGACAGGCACTCATCCGGCGATCACCACGGAACAGAATATTACACGGTATGAAGAGCAGCTTCGGAAAATTGGTTTTTCTTTCGATTGGTCGCGCGAGGTCCGCACTTCGGATCCGGCTTATTATAAGTGGACGCAATGGATATTTATTGAACTTTTTAATTCATGGTACAATAAAACGACTGATAAAGCCGAGCCAATCAATAGTTTGATTGAATATTTTAAGCAAAACGGTTCGCAAAACCTTTCTGCCGCACAAACCGAAGAATTGAATTTCACTGCCGATGAATGGAATAATGCTACAGAACTTGATCAGCAGGACATCCTTCTGAACTATCGCCTTGCATACCGAGCCGAAACTACCGTCAACTGGTGCCCGGGACTGGGAACGGTTTTGGCCAATGATGAGGTGAAAGACGGCAAGTCGGAGCGTGGTGGTTTCCCGGTTTTCCAAAAGAAAATGATGCAGTGGAGCATGCGTATCACCGCCTATTCTGAAAGACTTTTGCAGGGATTACAACATATCGACTGGCCGCAACCGCTGAAGGATGCGCAGGAATACTGGATCGGGAAATCTGTGGGTGCGAAAGTAGACTTTAAAGTTGAGGGGTCTGATGCCACTATTTCGGTGTTCACCACGCGCCCGGATACGATTTTCGGCGCTACCTTCATGGTTCTGGCACCAGAGAATCCTTTGGTGGAAACCATCACGACCGATGCGCAAAAAGCGGAAGTTGAAAATTACATCTTAGAAACATCAAAGAAAACGGAACGCGACCGCATGGCTGATGTGAAGAACGTCAGCGGTGCTTTCACAGGAGCTTACGCTGTAAATCCGTTCACGGAAGAAAAAATGCCGGTTTATATTTCAGATTATGTGCTGATGGGTTACGGTACCGGTGCGGTGATGGCGGTTCCCGCGCACGACGAGCGCGACCACCGTTTTGCGAAAAAATTTGGGTTAAAAATCAGAAATGTCATTGAAAATGATCAGGATATCAGTGAAGCGTCGTTTGATTCCAAAGATTCTGTTTGTGTAAATTCAGGGTTTTTGGATGGTTTGAATTTTAATGAAGCCAAAGAGGCCATCATTCAAAAGATAGAAGAGCTCGTGATCGGGCAGGGAACCACAAATTACCGCCAGCGCGATGCTATTTTTTCGCGTCAGCGCTACTGGGGTGAGCCGGTTCCGGTATATTATAAAGAAGGGATGCCTTACACGCTGCCAGTTTCGGCTTTACCGCTGGAACTTCCCGAAGTGGAGAAATATCTGCCGACTGAGGATGGTGACCCGCCTTTGGGCAACGCCAGGAATTTTGCATGGGACGAAAAAAATCAAAAAGTAGTTGCTACCGACCTGATTGACAACCAAACTGTTTTTCCGCTCGAATTATCTACGATGCCTGGCTGGGCGGGCAGTTCGTGGTATTTCTTAAGATATATGGATCCGCACAATGATGAGGTCTTTGCAAAAAAGGTTATTTCAGATTATTGGGAGCAGGTTGATCTGTACATCGGCGGTAGTGAGCATGCGACCGGGCATTTGCTGTACTCGCGTTTCTGGAATATGTTTTTGAAGGATCGTGGATTTATCAATCATGATGAACCTTTTAAAAAACTTATCAATCAGGGAATGATTTTGGGGATGAGTGCGTTTGTGTACCGGATCGAAGGTTCAAATAAATTCGTCTCGAAAAATGCCGCAAAAGATTATCAGACGCAGAAAATCCACGTCGATGTTTCATTATTAAAAGGAACAACCGACGAGCTTGATACCGAAAAGTTCAAAAACTGGCGTCCGGAGTTTGCCGATGCTGAATTTATTTTGGAAGAGGGCAAATACATCTGCGAACGTGAGGTAGAGAAGATGTCGAAATCAAAATACAACGTCGTGAATCCCGATGATATCTGTGAAGAGTACGGCGCGGACTGTCTACGGCTTTACGAAATGTTCCTGGGGCCTTTGGAACAATCGAAGCCATGGAATACGCAGGGTTTGAGCGGCGTTTATGGCTTTCTGAAAAAATTCTATAATCTTTATTTTGAAGGAGACGCATTCAAGGTTTCAGACGAAGAGCCGACGAAGGAAGAGTACAAAATACTGCATACGCTGATCAAAAAAGTGGTTTCGGATATTGATAACTTTTCTTTTAACACATCGGTTTCATCATTTATGATCGCGGTAAACGAGTATCAGAAGCTGAAAACTAACAAACGGAAGATCCTGGAGGCTCTTGCTATCGTGGTTTCGCCGTACGCGCCGCATCTGTGCGAGGAACTTTGGAGCCTGCTGGGTCACGGTACGTCAATTGAGTTTGAAAAGTTCCCGGAATTTGACGAGAAATATCTGGCGGAGGATGAATTTGAATATCCTGTCAGCTTTAATGGGAAGATGCGCTTCAAACTTTTGCTTCCGGCAGATTTATCAGTCGGGCAGATTGAAGAACGCGTGATGAAGGACGAACGTGTAATAAATCAACTTGCCGGAAATAGCGCAAAAAAAATCATTATAGTACCGAAAAAAATCATTAATATTGTCTCGTAA